ACCGACCCGGAGCGTATGGAGGCCGTCTTCGACGACCCGTACATCCTGATCGTCAACAGCAAGATCTCGTCGGTGAAGGACCTGCTCCCGATCCTCGAGAAGGTCATGCAGTCGGGCAAGCCGCTGCTGATCATTGCCGAGGACCTGGAGGGCGAGGCCCTGGCCACCCTGGTGGTCAACAAGGTCCGGGGCACCTTCAAGTCGGTCGCCGTCAAGGCGCCGGGCTTCGGTGACCGCCGCAAGGCCATGCTCACCGACATCGCCATCCTCACCGGTGGTCAGGTCATCAGCGAGGAGGTCGGCCTCAAGCTCGACGCCGCCGGCCTCGACATGCTGGGCCACGCCCGCAAGGTCGTGGTGACCAAGGACGAGACCACCATCGTCGACGGTGCCGGTGACGCCGAGCAGATCCAGGGTCGGGTCAACCAGATCCGGGCCGAGATCGAGAAGAGCGACTCCGACTACGACCGCGAGAAGCTGCAGGAGCGGCTGGCCAAGCTGGCCGGCGGTGTTGCGGTGATCAAGGTCGGCGCGGCCACCGAGGTCGAGCTGAAGGAGCGCAAGCACCGCATCGAGGACGCCGTCCGCAACGCGAAGGCCGCCGTCGAGGAGGGCATCGTCCCGGGTGGTGGCGTCGCGCTGGTGCAGGCCGGCAAGACCGCCTTCGACAAGCTGGACCTGGTCGGCGACGAGGCGACCGGCGCGCAGATCGTCAAGATCGCGCTGGACGCCCCGCTGCGGCAGATCGCCGTCAACGCCGGCCTCGAGGGCGGCGTCGTGGTGGAGAAGGTTCGCAACCTCGAGGCCGGCCACGGCCTCAACGCCGCCAACGGCGAGTACGTCGACCTGCTGGCCGCGGGCATCATCGACCCGGCCAAGGTGACCCGCTCGGCGCTGCAGAACGCGTCGTCGATCGCGGCGCTGTTCCTCACCACCGAGGCCGTCGTCGCGGACAAGCCGGAGAAGACCCCGGCCGCCCCGGCTGGCCCGGGTGGCGGGGACATGGACTTCTGAGTCCAGTTCCGACCGGGAACGGGGCGGGCCGCTGATGCGGCCCGCCCCGTTCGTCGTTACCGGTCAGGTCGGCAGCGAACGCTGGTTGCGCCGCTTCAGCGCCCGGTCGTACGGGGCGCGGAGCTGGATCGGCGCGTCCACCATCTCGACCGGCTCCTCGGCCGCGTGGTCGCCACTGTCGGTCATCTCGGCCAGCTGCTCGGCGTCGCCGTAGTCGAGCCGGTCGATGGGCAGGTGGCCGGGCAGATCACCGATCGGCGGCGTCCAGGCGACGGGCCCGATCTCCTCGGCGTGTTCGTCGTCCGTGGTGGTCATGGCTGCCTCCTCTAACGAAACGGTAGGGGGCGTCGATGACCGGTACGGCCGAACGGCGTTATCGGATCTATGCGGCTTTTGCCCGTTAGCTACCGGTCCAGTGCCCGGCGGTAGAGGAAGAACACCCGCTCGATGCGGGCGCCCGCGCTGAGCGAATAGAACGGCACCGGCCCCACCCACCCGATCTGCGCCGACGTGAGCCCGGCGTCGTGCTGGTCACGCAGGCAGCGGCGCAGCAGGACGCCGCCGATCCCCGAGCCCTCGGCCGCCGGGGCGGTGCCCATCGGCCCGAACCAGCTGGGCCGCGAGGACCCGTACGCGGCGAAGCCCAGCACCGCCCCATCCCGCTCCGCCAGGTGGCAGCCGGCCCCCGGCCGTCCGACCGACTCCGTCAACTCCGCGTCCCAGCTGCCGCCGAAGGTGCTCCGCGCGAACTCCGCCAACGCGGGCACATCGGCCGGCTCCGCCCGGCGTACGGTCACGCCCTGGCCGGCCAACCGCTGCTCCGCGGCCTCCGTCGACCGCAGCGCGGGCGAGCCGGCGTACGACAGGTCGGCGGTCATGTTCCAGGCGGTCCGGTCCTGCCGGTAGCCGAGCGCCAGGGCGGCGCAGACCGCCGGGGTGTACCGGACGTCGATGCCCGGCCAGGCGTAGTACGGCGGGTTGCCCGCCAGCAGCACCTCGGTCACGCCCCGGTCGCCGAGCCGGCGCTCCGCCCCGCGGATCAGCGCCCGGCCGACGCCCCGGCGGCGGTGCGCCGGTGCCACCGCGACCAGGTCGACGTGCCCGAGACCGGGCTCGCCCGCCGCCATCGACCCGATCAGCACCCCCACCAGTTCGCCCTCCCGGTACGCGCCCAGCGCGACCACGGGTCGGGCGGCGGTCGCCCGGGCCCAGAGGGTGTCCACGACGACCGCCGCCTCGGCGGCGTCCTCGGGCAGGTCGAGCGCCTCGGCGCAGAGCCGGGCCACGGCGGGCGCCAGATCGGCGGTGAGGTCGTCGACGGTGATCTCCGCGTCCATGGTGGCCGACCCTAGATCACCGGCACCGGACCGCGTAAGACCCGCCGCCCGCACCCGGTCCGGGAGCAGCCGGGCTCGCCCAGCGCGCCGCCCGGACCGGCGCACCCGGCCATGGGCGTCGACCCGGCCGGGCCGTCCGCTCAGCCGGCCGCCCGGGCCGCGCGCACGGCCGCGTACGCGTCGACCAGGCCGGCTCCGGTGATGTTCGCGTCCCCGCCGCACGTGTCGGCGGGGTTCCGGGAGCGGTAGGTGGGCTTGGCCGGGGTAGCGGTCTCCCGCAGCAGTTGCCGGGTCCGGGGGAGGTCACCGACGAGCGCCGGGTTGGCCGACCACATCAGCGCCACCACGCCGGCGACCTGCGGCGTCGCCATGGAGGTGCCGTCGAGGGTGGCGTATCCGCCGCCGGGCATGGCGGAGCGGACCTCGACGCCCGGAGCCAGGACGTCCGGCTTGGCGCCCCCGGCCACCGGACCCCGGGAGGAGAAGTCCGCCACCCGGCCCCGGTTGTCGACCGCGCCGACGGTCAGCACGTCCGGGTACGGCGCGGGCGGATCGTCGATCGAGGCGCACCAGGGGCCGGTGTTGCCGGCTGCGGCGACCACGAAGATGCCGGCCGCGTCGAGCGCGGCGGTGGCCGGTCGCAGCGCTCCCGCGTCGCAGCCCTCGATCCCGGGGCAGCCCCAGGAGTTGGTGAGGACGTCCGGTGCGCGCGCGGGCCGCCCGTCGGTGAACGGGTCGCCGCCGGCCGGGAACGGCGCCAGCATGAACTGGAGGCAGTCGAGGTAGTGCCCCGGGCTGCCGAGGTTGCGGTCGAGGTTGACGCAGCCCACCCACTGGGCGCCCGGTGCCACCCCGATGCCGTCACGGCCGACCGCGCTGCCCACCGTGTGCGTGCCGTGCCCGCCCTCGTCGGTGGGGGTGCGGGTGCCGTCCCACGGGTCGTACCACGAGTCGTCGCCGCCCCGGAAACCACCGGCGAGGGCCGGGTGCCGACCGTCGACGCCGGAGTCCGAGCTGCCGACCACGACGCCGGCCCCGGTCACTCCCAGATCGGCCCAGACCCGGTCCGCGCCGATCTGTCGGATGTTCCACTCCGGGCCGGTCGGCGCGGGGTCGGTGCCCCGGGTGATGCCGGCCGGCGCGGGTAGTGGACGCAGGCGCTGGCTGACCAGCACCCGGCCGACCTCGGGTCGACGGGCGAGCCAGGCACGCACGGCCGGGCCGCCGTCCACCTCGATCGCGTTGACCAGGTAGTACGGCGTCGGGTTCAGGCGCAGCCGGGTCAGGTTCCGGCGCAGGTCGGCCTGGCTCCGGTCGGCGGTGGCGACGAGCCGGCGGTAGACCTCGGCCGTCCGGGCGTCCCGGCCGGCCCGCCCCGGCGCGGCGGCCGGCAGCCCCGTCAGGTCGGCCTGTTCGCGCAGCACCACGAAGAGCCGCTCGCCGTGCAGCCCCGGCTGCCCGGGGCCGAGGTCCACCCCGGCGAGCGCGACGAGCAGGACCGCGGCGGTGACCGCCGCGGTCCGGCGGCTCGGGGCGCGGGCCCCCGGACGGGCGAGCAGCACCCCGTACGCGACGGCGAGCAGCAGCGCGACGGCGAGCCCCGCGCCGGCGGCGGCCGCCACCCAGAACGGCACGTCCCGGGTGCCGACGAGGAGCAGGCTGATCTCCTCCGGGTCGGTGAAGGCCAACGGACCGAACGCCGCGAGCCCGACCAGCCACCGGGTCGCGCCGACCCCGGTCGACCCCCGGGGGTCGTCGACCGGCGGGGTACCGGCCGACCGTCGACGGGCGGCGGCCTGGAGGGCGGCCAGCGCGAAGCCGGCCGGTGGCAGCGTGAGCAGGGCGGGCAGTTGGGCGCCGGACTGGCCGGTGCCGGCACCGAGCAGCAGCAGCGCCACCCCGGCGACGAGGCCACCGACCAGCACCAACCGGGCCGGTCGGGGCGGGTCGCCGGCCGCGAACCGGGACCAGAACCGGCCGTCGAGCAGGGCACCGGCCAGCGCGCCGAGCGCGGCGGCGGCCAGGGCGGCGAGGACGGTCTCCAGCAGCCCACCCAGTGCGCCCAGCCAGGCCCACGGCAGCAGCAACGCCAACCCGCCCGCGATCCCGAGCACGGTGACCGGGTCCGGCCGCCGGCCGGCCGGTGTCGCGTCCGAGGAGGGCGCGACACCGGCCCGCGGTGGGGTCGCCCCCGGCGCGGCGGCGCCGGCCTCCGGCGGGGTCACGCCCGGCGCGGCGCCGGTCTCCGAAGGGAGCGCGGCGCCCGCCCCCGGTCGGAGTGCCCGTCGCCGGTCGAGGCGGCCCAGCACCAGCGCGGCCACGGCCGCGGTGGCGGCCATCCCGGCGAGGTAGGCCTCGTGGTGCACCGGCGGGACGGCCCGGAGCAGCCCGAGGCCGCCGAGCACCACGACGCCGGCCAGCCAGGCGCGACCGGTCGCCCGGACGGCGGCGGAGCGGGGCAGCAGCGCCAGCAGCAGTGCGGGCGTGCCGACCAGCAGCAGGGTCGGCACGCTCAGCAGCGGCCAGAGCCAGCCGATCCGGTCGCGCCCGATGCTGAGCAGCACCTGATCGGTGAGCCAGCCGCCGAGCTGGGTCGCCGTGACGACGCCCACGGTCCAGCAGCCCGCGAGCACGGCCGCCACGACCGGCCACGGGCTGCTCCGCGGCGTCGCCGGGGCGTACGGGAAGGGCTGACCAGCGGGGAACGGGGGGCCCAGCGCCATGCCCAGACAGTACGGGCCGGGCGGCATGGTTCGCGGACGTGGTCTTGACGGTTACCGTGGACGGGTGCGCGACCCCAACGTCTCCCGATCCGTCGCCGGCCGGCTGTCGCCCGAACGCCGCGCCACCGACCTGCGCAGACTCCGTGCCGAACGCTTCGACGTGCTGGTCATCGGCGGTGGCGTGACCGGTGCGGGCGCGGCCCTGGACGCGGCCTCCCGAGGGCTCAAGGTGGCCCTGGTCGAGGCGCGGGACTTCGCGGCCGGCACCTCCAGCCGGTCCAGCAAGTTGATCCACGGCGGGTTGCGCTACCTGGAGCAGTTGGAGTTCCACCTGGTCCACGAGGCGCTCACCGAGCGGGGGCTGCTGGCCACCCGGCTGGCGCCGCACCTCGTCCGGCCGGTGCCGTTCCTGGTGCCGCTCCCGGCCGGTCGGGGCCTGCGCGACCTGCCGGCCCGGATCCTCCGCCGCTCCTACTACGGCACCGGCGTGGCGGCGTACGACGTCTTCGCCGGCATCTTCGGCACCGGTCGGGGCATGCCGCTGCACCGGCACCTGACGCGGGAGGCGACCCGACGGGTCTTCCCCAGCCTGCGCGCCGACGCGGTGGCCGGTGCGATCCGCTACTACGACGGGCAGGTCGACGACGCCCGGCTGGTGGTGACCCTGGCCCGCACGGCGGCGAGCCTCGGCGCGACCGTGGTGAGCAGCGCGCGGGCGGTGGGGCTGATCCGGCAGGCCCGCGAGGTGACCGGCGTCCGGGTTCGTGACCTGGAGGCGCCGGCCGGTTCGCCGGACGCCGAGTTCGAGGTACGCGCCCGCACGGTGATCGCCGCCACCGGCGTGTGGACCGACGACATGTCGCGGATGCTCAACGACGTGGGGCTGCGCCCCGGGCTGCGGGTACGGGCGTCGAAGGGCGTGCACCTGGTGGTGCCGCGGTCGGCCATCACCGGGGAGACCGGCCTGATCCTGCGTACCGCGACGTCGGTGCTGTTCGTCATCCCGTGGGGCGGCCACTGGATCATCGGCACCACGGACACCGACTGGCACCTGGACCGGTCCCACCCGGCCGCGTCCGCCCGCGACATCGACTACCTGCTCAAGCAGGTCAACACGGTGCTGGACCGGCCGCTCACCACCGCCGACATCGAGGGCGTCTACGCGGGCCTGCGCCCCCTGCTGGCCGGCGAGGCGGACTCCACGTCGAAGCTCTCCCGCGAGCACGCGGTCATCGAGCCGATGCTCGGGCTGCTGCTGGTGGCCGGTGGCAAGTACACGACGTACCGGGTGATGGCCACCGACGTGGTGGACCGGGCGGCCCGGCGGCTCGGGGGCGTACGCGCGTCCCGCACCGCCGACCTGCCGCTGCTGGGCGCGGACGGCTACGCCGCGATGTGGCGGGACCGGGCCGACCTGGCCCGGCGGCACGGTGTCCCGGTCGGGGTGGTCGAGCACCTGCTGGAGCGCTACGGCACCCTCACCCTGGACGTGCTCGCCCTGATCGACGCCGACCCGCTGCTCGCGTCGCCGCTGGCCGGCGCACCCGAGTACCTGGCCGCCGAGGTCACGTACGCGGCCCGGGCGGAGGGCGCGCTGCACCTGGAGGACGTGCTCACCCGGCGTACCCGGATCTCGATCGAGACCACGCACCGGGGGCTGGAGTCGGCGGAGCACACGGCCGAGCTGATGGGCGCCGTCCTCGGCTGGGACGCCGCCCGGCGGGCCCGCGAGGTCGAGCACTACCGGGCGCGGGTCGAGGCGGAGCGGCAGTCGCAGCGGATGCCGGACGACGTCGCGGCGGATGCGGCCCGGCTCGGCGCCCCGGACGTACGCGGCTACGCGGCCGACCGGGGCGGCGACGGCGACCCGGCGACGCTGCCCTCGACCTGATCCCGCCGGTGTGTGACGGGGCGGCGGGGGCGCGGGGAGAACCACCATAAGCTACCGAGGTGTAGGGGTACCGTCCGTTACCTACGGTCCTGTAGGTTCCGGCGAGTGGTGCGCCGTTCCCGTTCGCGTTTGATCGTCCCCTTCCTCGGTGCGGTGCTGGTCACCGCCCTGGCGGGGTGCTCCCTGGTACGCGCGGAGTCGGCCGACGACCCGGCACCCGCTCAGAACGGCGCGGCCGCCGGGCTGCCCGCCCCGGAGGTGCCGACCACGGTGAGTGAGGGTCAGGTGGCCCTGCTCCAGAAGCTCGGCGCGGACGGCCCGCTGCGGACCCTGCGGGTCGAGCCGGACGGCACCTGGAAGTGCATCGACTGCGCCGGCGACGGCGTGACCTCGGCCGGCGCCCTCAACCCGGAGCAGACGAGCCGCCTCCAGCAGATGCTCGCCGACCCGCGGCTCGCCAAGGAGACCGACGAGGCCCGCAAGTACCGGGCTACCTGCATCGACGCCCTGACCTCCAGCCTGCTTACGGCCGCCGGCCTGACCACCTGGCAGGACTGTCCCGGTGAGGAGCGCCCACCGACGGCCGGCGAGATCCTGCTGCTGCTCACCCAGGCCACCCCGGCCGAGCTCGAGGGCTGACCTCAGAGGACCTTTCCGGGGTTCAGCAGCCCGGCCGGGTCCAGCGCGGCCTTGACGGCCTGGTGGACGCGTACGCCGACCGGCCCGATCTCCTGGGCGAGCCAGTCCCGCTTGAGCAGGCCCACCCCGTGCTCCCCGGTGCAGGTGCCGCCGAGCGCCAGCCCCAGGCGCATGATGTCGTCGAAGGCCCGCCGGCCGCGTTCCAGGCTGTCCGGGTCCGCCCGGTCCACCACGATGTTGGGGTGCATGTTGCCGTCGCCGGCGTGCCCCACCACCCCGATCGGCACGTCGCACTCCACCGCGATCCGTGACACCCCGTCGAGCAGGGCGGCGAGCGCGCCCCGGGGCACCGCCACGTCGTCGAGGATCAGCCCGCCGTTGCCACCCGGGTACGCGTCGGCGGCGAACTTCTCCATCGCCGGGTGGGCCAGGCGGCGCGCCTGCAACAGTGCCGCCGCCTCGACCGCGTCGGTGGCCGCGTACACCTCGTCGGCGCCCGCCGCCTCGCAGACCTGGGCCAGCGCGGCCAGGTCGTCGGCGGCCCGGGGGCCGGTGTCGGCGGCGGCCAGCAGCAGGGCCTGGGCGTCGGTCCGCAGTCCCATCGGCTGGTACGCCTCGATGGCCCGCAGGTGGGTCTGGTCGAGCAGTTCGAGCAGGCTGGGGCTGAGTCCGCGCGCGGCGATCTCGGCCACCGCCGTGCCGGCCGCCGCGGTGGACGGGAAGACCGCCACGAGGGTGAGCGACTCGGCCGGCGCGGGACGCAGCGACACGGTCACCTCGGTGATCACCCCGAGGGTGCCCTCGGAGCCGACGAAGAGCCGGGTCAGGTCGTAGCCGGCCACACCCTTGGCGGTCCGCCGGCCGGTGCGCAGCACCTCGCCGGAGGCGAGCACCACCTCCAGGCCGAGCACGTACTCGGTGGTGACCCCGTACTTGACGCAGCACATGCCGCCCGCGTTGGTGGACACGTTGCCGCCGATGGTGGAGGACTCCCAGGAGCCCGGGTCCGGGGGATACCAGAGCCCCTGCTTCGCCACCGCCGCGGCCAGGGTGGCGTTCACCACCCCCGGCTGGACGACCGCGATGCGGCTGACCGGGTCGATCTCCCGGATCTCGTCCATCGCCACCGTGCTCAGCACGATCGCGCCGTCCACCGCGTTCGCGGCGCCGGTCAGGCCCGTTCGGGCTCCCTGCGGCACCACGGGTACGCCGTGCCGGGCCGCCGCCCGTACCACCGCGACGACCTGCTCGGTGGTGCGTGGCCGGGTCACCACCAGCGGGGTTCCGGCGGCGCAGAGGTCGGCTTCGTCGCGCTCGTGCATCCGGAGCAGGTCCGGGTCGGTCAGCACGGCGCTCTCGCCGAGGGCGGCACGCAGGTCGTCGAGCAGGGGGGAACCGGCCATGGTGCAGAGGCTAGGTCGCCGGCCGTCGATCCTCAACATGATCGACAACCGGCGGGCTAGGTTTGTGGTCATGCTCTACCTGGATCGGCC
This genomic stretch from Micromonospora krabiensis harbors:
- the groL gene encoding chaperonin GroEL (60 kDa chaperone family; promotes refolding of misfolded polypeptides especially under stressful conditions; forms two stacked rings of heptamers to form a barrel-shaped 14mer; ends can be capped by GroES; misfolded proteins enter the barrel where they are refolded when GroES binds), whose protein sequence is MAKMIAFDEEARRGLERGMNQLADAVKVTLGPKGRNVVLEKKWGAPTITNDGVSIAKEIELEDPYEKIGAELVKEVAKKTDDVAGDGTTTATVLAQALVREGLRNVAAGANPMALKRGIEAAVASVSEELLKLAKDVETKEQIASTASISAGDTSVGEIIAEAMDKVGKEGVITVEESNTFGLELELTEGMRFDKGYISAYFMTDPERMEAVFDDPYILIVNSKISSVKDLLPILEKVMQSGKPLLIIAEDLEGEALATLVVNKVRGTFKSVAVKAPGFGDRRKAMLTDIAILTGGQVISEEVGLKLDAAGLDMLGHARKVVVTKDETTIVDGAGDAEQIQGRVNQIRAEIEKSDSDYDREKLQERLAKLAGGVAVIKVGAATEVELKERKHRIEDAVRNAKAAVEEGIVPGGGVALVQAGKTAFDKLDLVGDEATGAQIVKIALDAPLRQIAVNAGLEGGVVVEKVRNLEAGHGLNAANGEYVDLLAAGIIDPAKVTRSALQNASSIAALFLTTEAVVADKPEKTPAAPAGPGGGDMDF
- a CDS encoding GNAT family N-acetyltransferase → MDAEITVDDLTADLAPAVARLCAEALDLPEDAAEAAVVVDTLWARATAARPVVALGAYREGELVGVLIGSMAAGEPGLGHVDLVAVAPAHRRRGVGRALIRGAERRLGDRGVTEVLLAGNPPYYAWPGIDVRYTPAVCAALALGYRQDRTAWNMTADLSYAGSPALRSTEAAEQRLAGQGVTVRRAEPADVPALAEFARSTFGGSWDAELTESVGRPGAGCHLAERDGAVLGFAAYGSSRPSWFGPMGTAPAAEGSGIGGVLLRRCLRDQHDAGLTSAQIGWVGPVPFYSLSAGARIERVFFLYRRALDR
- a CDS encoding S8 family serine peptidase, whose amino-acid sequence is MALGPPFPAGQPFPYAPATPRSSPWPVVAAVLAGCWTVGVVTATQLGGWLTDQVLLSIGRDRIGWLWPLLSVPTLLLVGTPALLLALLPRSAAVRATGRAWLAGVVVLGGLGLLRAVPPVHHEAYLAGMAATAAVAALVLGRLDRRRALRPGAGAALPSETGAAPGVTPPEAGAAAPGATPPRAGVAPSSDATPAGRRPDPVTVLGIAGGLALLLPWAWLGALGGLLETVLAALAAAALGALAGALLDGRFWSRFAAGDPPRPARLVLVGGLVAGVALLLLGAGTGQSGAQLPALLTLPPAGFALAALQAAARRRSAGTPPVDDPRGSTGVGATRWLVGLAAFGPLAFTDPEEISLLLVGTRDVPFWVAAAAGAGLAVALLLAVAYGVLLARPGARAPSRRTAAVTAAVLLVALAGVDLGPGQPGLHGERLFVVLREQADLTGLPAAAPGRAGRDARTAEVYRRLVATADRSQADLRRNLTRLRLNPTPYYLVNAIEVDGGPAVRAWLARRPEVGRVLVSQRLRPLPAPAGITRGTDPAPTGPEWNIRQIGADRVWADLGVTGAGVVVGSSDSGVDGRHPALAGGFRGGDDSWYDPWDGTRTPTDEGGHGTHTVGSAVGRDGIGVAPGAQWVGCVNLDRNLGSPGHYLDCLQFMLAPFPAGGDPFTDGRPARAPDVLTNSWGCPGIEGCDAGALRPATAALDAAGIFVVAAAGNTGPWCASIDDPPAPYPDVLTVGAVDNRGRVADFSSRGPVAGGAKPDVLAPGVEVRSAMPGGGYATLDGTSMATPQVAGVVALMWSANPALVGDLPRTRQLLRETATPAKPTYRSRNPADTCGGDANITGAGLVDAYAAVRAARAAG
- a CDS encoding glycerol-3-phosphate dehydrogenase/oxidase is translated as MVRGRGLDGYRGRVRDPNVSRSVAGRLSPERRATDLRRLRAERFDVLVIGGGVTGAGAALDAASRGLKVALVEARDFAAGTSSRSSKLIHGGLRYLEQLEFHLVHEALTERGLLATRLAPHLVRPVPFLVPLPAGRGLRDLPARILRRSYYGTGVAAYDVFAGIFGTGRGMPLHRHLTREATRRVFPSLRADAVAGAIRYYDGQVDDARLVVTLARTAASLGATVVSSARAVGLIRQAREVTGVRVRDLEAPAGSPDAEFEVRARTVIAATGVWTDDMSRMLNDVGLRPGLRVRASKGVHLVVPRSAITGETGLILRTATSVLFVIPWGGHWIIGTTDTDWHLDRSHPAASARDIDYLLKQVNTVLDRPLTTADIEGVYAGLRPLLAGEADSTSKLSREHAVIEPMLGLLLVAGGKYTTYRVMATDVVDRAARRLGGVRASRTADLPLLGADGYAAMWRDRADLARRHGVPVGVVEHLLERYGTLTLDVLALIDADPLLASPLAGAPEYLAAEVTYAARAEGALHLEDVLTRRTRISIETTHRGLESAEHTAELMGAVLGWDAARRAREVEHYRARVEAERQSQRMPDDVAADAARLGAPDVRGYAADRGGDGDPATLPST
- a CDS encoding FAD-binding oxidoreductase; this encodes MAGSPLLDDLRAALGESAVLTDPDLLRMHERDEADLCAAGTPLVVTRPRTTEQVVAVVRAAARHGVPVVPQGARTGLTGAANAVDGAIVLSTVAMDEIREIDPVSRIAVVQPGVVNATLAAAVAKQGLWYPPDPGSWESSTIGGNVSTNAGGMCCVKYGVTTEYVLGLEVVLASGEVLRTGRRTAKGVAGYDLTRLFVGSEGTLGVITEVTVSLRPAPAESLTLVAVFPSTAAAGTAVAEIAARGLSPSLLELLDQTHLRAIEAYQPMGLRTDAQALLLAAADTGPRAADDLAALAQVCEAAGADEVYAATDAVEAAALLQARRLAHPAMEKFAADAYPGGNGGLILDDVAVPRGALAALLDGVSRIAVECDVPIGVVGHAGDGNMHPNIVVDRADPDSLERGRRAFDDIMRLGLALGGTCTGEHGVGLLKRDWLAQEIGPVGVRVHQAVKAALDPAGLLNPGKVL